In the Ruminococcus sp. OA3 genome, one interval contains:
- a CDS encoding DMT family transporter: MKTKNACMLLLTAAIWGFAFVAQSVGMDYLGPFTFNAVRSLIGGITLLPFIALSRTKEDGKKAPRSRTLWLGGLCCGTLLFAASSLQQIGIQYTAAGKAGFITACYIVLVPVFGILLKKKTGLKVWAAVVIALAGLYFLCMTEKFTVGKGDVYLFLGAVLFALHILVIDYFSPRADGVRLACIQFFVCGILSAAPMFLLETPKVSGIMQSWLPILYAGVLSCGVAYTLQILGQKNVNPAVASLILSLESCISVLAGFIILGEKLSVRELSGCVLMFGAIILAQIPEKKKKTLQEAGNEESAYSS; the protein is encoded by the coding sequence ATGAAAACGAAAAATGCATGTATGCTTCTTTTGACAGCCGCTATCTGGGGATTTGCCTTTGTGGCGCAGAGTGTCGGCATGGATTATCTGGGTCCGTTTACGTTTAATGCCGTCCGCAGTCTGATCGGAGGGATCACACTGTTGCCGTTTATCGCGCTGTCCAGAACAAAAGAAGACGGAAAAAAGGCGCCGCGAAGCCGGACACTGTGGCTCGGCGGCCTGTGCTGCGGGACACTTCTGTTTGCCGCCAGCAGTCTGCAGCAGATTGGGATTCAGTATACAGCTGCGGGCAAGGCGGGATTTATCACGGCCTGTTATATCGTGCTGGTCCCGGTGTTCGGGATTCTGCTGAAGAAGAAGACGGGCCTGAAAGTCTGGGCCGCCGTCGTGATTGCTCTTGCGGGACTTTACTTTCTGTGTATGACAGAAAAATTCACAGTGGGAAAAGGGGACGTGTATCTGTTCCTGGGCGCGGTACTTTTTGCCCTGCATATTCTGGTGATTGATTATTTTTCACCGCGTGCGGATGGGGTCCGGTTGGCGTGCATTCAGTTCTTTGTATGCGGCATACTCTCAGCCGCTCCAATGTTTCTGCTGGAGACTCCGAAGGTTTCCGGTATTATGCAGTCATGGCTGCCGATTCTGTATGCCGGTGTGCTGTCGTGCGGGGTTGCCTACACACTGCAGATCCTGGGACAGAAAAATGTCAACCCGGCGGTCGCATCGCTGATCCTGAGTCTGGAATCCTGCATTTCGGTGCTGGCGGGCTTCATAATCCTCGGAGAGAAACTCTCGGTGCGTGAACTGTCCGGATGCGTTCTGATGTTTGGTGCGATCATTCTGGCGCAGATTCCGGAAAAAAAGAAAAAAACACTGCAGGAAGCCGGGAATGAGGAGTCGGCATACAGTTCATAA
- a CDS encoding TIGR04086 family membrane protein, with product MAKTEVSSPKIMSMLKALIFSFVVTALLLLLLALLLYKLELKEGMVTAGIAAIYIISCFIGGFSAGKSIRERKFLWGLCVGGCYFLMLLGVSAILSPGAMTGGDYIVTTVLLCVGGGMLGGMLS from the coding sequence ATGGCTAAGACAGAAGTATCCTCACCAAAGATAATGTCCATGCTGAAGGCACTCATTTTTTCTTTTGTAGTTACTGCATTGCTGCTGCTTCTTCTGGCGCTGCTTCTCTATAAGCTGGAACTGAAGGAGGGAATGGTAACGGCAGGCATTGCGGCCATCTACATAATCTCCTGTTTTATAGGGGGGTTTTCAGCGGGAAAGAGCATCAGGGAAAGAAAATTCCTGTGGGGCTTATGCGTAGGGGGCTGTTATTTTCTGATGCTTCTCGGTGTATCGGCAATTCTATCGCCGGGTGCAATGACGGGAGGAGACTACATCGTAACGACAGTCCTGCTCTGCGTCGGAGGAGGAATGCTGGGCGGGATGCTGTCCTGA
- a CDS encoding TrkA family potassium uptake protein → MAAKSILVVGLGRFGRHIARKFIECGNSVLAIEKSEERADSVVNLVQNIRIGDAANEDFISSLGIANFDLCVVAIGDNFQTALEVTVLLKDMGAKYVLARATRDVHKKLLLRNGADHVVYAEREMAERLAIKYGSPHIFDYIELTPEYAIYEIEVPHSWLGKSIVEKSVRTRYHVSILATKRNGKIYPLPHPDHVFSEGESLMVMGSPADIKPLTK, encoded by the coding sequence ATGGCTGCAAAATCAATATTGGTGGTTGGACTGGGGAGGTTCGGAAGGCATATCGCGAGAAAATTCATCGAGTGTGGGAACAGTGTGCTGGCGATAGAAAAAAGCGAGGAGCGTGCAGACAGTGTGGTGAATCTGGTGCAGAACATCCGCATTGGGGATGCTGCAAATGAAGATTTCATCTCGTCTCTTGGGATCGCTAATTTTGATCTCTGCGTGGTTGCGATCGGTGATAACTTTCAGACGGCGCTGGAAGTGACGGTGTTGTTGAAAGACATGGGAGCAAAATATGTTCTGGCGCGCGCGACGCGGGATGTTCATAAGAAACTGCTGCTCAGAAACGGGGCAGACCATGTGGTGTATGCGGAGCGTGAGATGGCAGAACGCCTCGCTATTAAATATGGTTCACCGCATATATTTGACTACATCGAGCTGACACCTGAATATGCGATTTATGAGATTGAGGTTCCGCACTCGTGGCTGGGCAAGAGTATTGTCGAGAAGTCTGTGCGCACCAGGTATCATGTCAGTATCCTGGCTACAAAACGTAACGGTAAGATCTATCCGCTGCCGCATCCGGATCACGTGTTTTCAGAAGGTGAGAGCCTGATGGTGATGGGAAGTCCGGCGGATATCAAGCCCCTCACGAAATAG
- a CDS encoding YdcF family protein, translated as MNQRFLDQITDFIFVNDIPGGADMIMVPGNGYPQMAERAAKLYHEGHAPLILPSGKYGRLRGVFEGVQDKQELYDGAYDTEWDFLHDVLLRCAVPKRAVLKENQATFTYENAIYSRRVTDAAGIDVHSAIICCKSYHARRCLMYYQLLYPETEFQICAVEIQGIRRDNWYLSEAGIELVLGEMERCGSQFHEILREMRRSMTGEDAN; from the coding sequence ATGAACCAGAGATTTCTCGATCAGATTACAGATTTTATTTTTGTAAATGACATACCGGGCGGGGCAGACATGATCATGGTCCCGGGCAATGGGTATCCGCAGATGGCGGAGCGCGCGGCGAAGCTTTATCACGAGGGACATGCACCATTGATACTGCCTTCCGGAAAGTATGGCAGACTGCGCGGCGTCTTTGAGGGTGTGCAGGATAAACAGGAGTTATATGACGGAGCGTACGATACAGAATGGGATTTCCTTCATGATGTACTGCTAAGATGTGCAGTGCCAAAGCGAGCGGTTCTAAAGGAAAACCAGGCTACGTTCACTTACGAAAATGCAATTTATTCACGCAGGGTTACGGATGCTGCCGGGATCGATGTGCACAGCGCCATTATCTGCTGCAAATCTTACCATGCGCGGCGATGTCTGATGTATTATCAGCTGCTGTACCCGGAGACTGAATTTCAGATATGTGCAGTGGAGATTCAGGGGATCCGCAGGGATAACTGGTATTTGTCGGAGGCGGGCATAGAACTGGTGTTGGGGGAAATGGAGCGCTGCGGAAGTCAGTTTCATGAGATTTTGCGGGAGATGAGGAGGAGTATGACGGGGGAAGATGCCAATTAA
- the scfB gene encoding thioether cross-link-forming SCIFF peptide maturase, with protein sequence MIHQYRNNGYNIVLDINSGSVHVVDDVVYDCISLLSEKKDAGVIKDELGGTYVQEDIESALSECRQLEEQGMLFTEDIYRDAIEHFKDRQTVVKALCLHIAHDCNLACRYCFAEEGEYHGRRALMSFEVGKKALDFLIANSGSRRNLEVDFFGGEPLMNWQVVKDLVAYGREQEKIHDKNFRFTLTTNGVLLDDEVMEFANREMGNVVLSIDGRKEVHDHMRPFCKGAGSYDLIVPKFQKFAESRNQDRYYVRGTFTRYNMDFASDVLHLADLGFKQISVEPVVADPKEDYALREEDIPKICEQYDILAREMIKREKEGRGFNFFHFMIDLTGGPCVYKRLSGCGSGTEYLAVTPWGDLYPCHQFVGEDRFLMGNVDEGITRQEICSEFKGCNVYAKEKCRDCFARFYCSGGCAANSFNFTGRIDDVYEIGCELQRKRVECALMIKAAQAEE encoded by the coding sequence GTGATACATCAGTACAGGAACAATGGATATAATATTGTTCTGGATATCAACAGCGGTTCTGTCCATGTCGTGGATGACGTAGTCTATGACTGTATCAGTCTGCTGTCAGAAAAAAAAGATGCCGGGGTCATAAAAGATGAGCTTGGCGGAACGTATGTCCAGGAAGATATTGAGTCAGCACTTTCAGAATGCAGACAGTTGGAAGAGCAGGGGATGCTTTTCACCGAAGATATCTATCGTGATGCCATTGAGCATTTTAAAGACCGCCAGACAGTAGTAAAAGCACTATGTCTGCACATCGCCCATGACTGCAATCTGGCCTGTCGGTACTGCTTTGCGGAGGAAGGAGAATATCATGGACGCAGGGCGCTGATGTCCTTTGAGGTGGGGAAAAAAGCGCTTGATTTTCTGATCGCAAATTCAGGAAGCAGAAGAAACCTGGAAGTGGATTTTTTCGGAGGAGAACCTCTGATGAACTGGCAGGTGGTAAAAGACCTGGTGGCATACGGAAGAGAGCAGGAGAAAATCCATGATAAAAATTTCCGATTTACACTGACAACGAATGGCGTACTGCTTGACGATGAGGTGATGGAGTTTGCGAATCGTGAGATGGGAAATGTAGTGCTGAGTATAGACGGCAGGAAAGAGGTGCATGATCATATGCGGCCGTTTTGTAAAGGGGCGGGAAGTTATGACCTGATTGTGCCGAAATTCCAGAAATTTGCTGAAAGCCGAAATCAGGACAGGTATTATGTCAGGGGAACATTTACCCGGTATAATATGGATTTTGCCTCAGATGTGCTGCATCTGGCTGATCTGGGCTTTAAACAGATTTCCGTAGAGCCGGTGGTCGCTGATCCAAAAGAGGATTATGCGCTGCGCGAGGAGGATATCCCGAAGATATGTGAACAGTATGATATCCTGGCGAGAGAAATGATAAAAAGGGAAAAAGAGGGACGGGGATTTAATTTCTTTCATTTTATGATCGACCTGACAGGCGGTCCCTGTGTATATAAAAGACTCTCAGGCTGCGGTTCGGGTACGGAATACCTGGCTGTGACGCCGTGGGGAGATCTCTATCCATGCCATCAGTTTGTCGGTGAAGACAGATTTTTGATGGGAAATGTGGATGAGGGCATTACCCGGCAGGAGATCTGCAGCGAGTTCAAAGGCTGCAATGTCTATGCGAAAGAGAAGTGCCGGGATTGTTTTGCAAGGTTCTACTGCAGTGGCGGCTGTGCGGCGAATTCTTTCAATTTCACGGGCAGGATAGATGACGTCTACGAGATTGGTTGCGAACTGCAGAGAAAACGTGTCGAATGCGCGCTGATGATTAAAGCAGCGCAGGCGGAAGAATAA
- a CDS encoding hemolysin family protein: MDSSDAIQFAVLFILIGLSAFFSSAETSLTTVNKLRIKTLHDEGNRRAGKLLKVVENPGKLLSTILIGNNIVNISASSLATSLAIHLLGNAGVGIATGVITLLVLIFGEITPKTMAALYAEKLSLSYAPVIYILMILLTPVIFIVNKLSYAILLLLRVDPNGKTQPMTENELRTIVDVSHEDGVIETEERQMIYNVFDFGDSEAKDIMVPRIDMTFVHVDTSYEDLIQLFKEETYTRYPVYEETTDSILGTINVKDLIGLDNTEHFSIRSILREPYFTYEHKSTSSLLLEMREQSINFAIVLDEYGATAGLITLEDLLEEIVGEIRDEYDEGEEEMLTAIIPDQEYLVLGSAKLEDLDEALGLDLESEEYDSIGGYIIEQLDRIPEPGESLQLENGIRLVVDQLQKNRIELVHLYLPEKDSTAEHQM, translated from the coding sequence TTGGATTCAAGTGACGCCATACAATTCGCAGTCCTGTTTATACTGATCGGGCTCTCTGCATTTTTTTCATCCGCCGAGACCTCCCTCACTACGGTAAACAAGCTGCGCATCAAAACTTTACACGATGAGGGAAACAGAAGAGCCGGTAAACTGCTGAAGGTTGTTGAAAACCCCGGCAAGCTGCTGAGTACCATATTAATTGGTAATAACATTGTAAATATATCTGCCTCTTCGCTGGCAACCTCCCTTGCCATTCATCTGCTCGGCAATGCGGGAGTCGGAATTGCAACCGGTGTTATCACCCTGCTCGTCCTGATCTTCGGTGAGATCACCCCAAAGACCATGGCTGCTCTGTATGCAGAAAAGCTGTCCCTGTCTTATGCACCGGTCATCTATATACTGATGATACTGCTGACACCGGTCATTTTCATTGTAAATAAACTGTCTTACGCTATTCTGCTGCTGCTTCGCGTTGATCCGAATGGAAAGACGCAGCCGATGACAGAGAACGAACTGCGCACCATCGTAGATGTAAGTCATGAGGACGGCGTCATTGAGACGGAAGAACGTCAGATGATCTATAACGTATTTGATTTCGGAGATTCCGAGGCAAAGGATATTATGGTCCCCCGGATCGATATGACTTTTGTCCATGTGGACACTTCGTATGAAGATTTAATTCAGCTTTTCAAAGAAGAAACTTATACCCGATATCCGGTATATGAAGAAACAACAGACTCTATACTTGGGACTATCAATGTCAAAGATCTGATTGGTCTTGACAATACAGAACATTTTTCCATCCGCAGCATTCTCCGTGAACCATACTTCACGTATGAGCACAAATCTACCTCTTCTCTGCTTCTGGAGATGCGTGAGCAGTCCATCAACTTTGCAATCGTGCTGGACGAGTACGGTGCAACGGCTGGTCTTATCACACTGGAGGATTTACTGGAGGAGATTGTCGGAGAGATCCGAGATGAATACGATGAAGGTGAGGAAGAAATGCTGACTGCCATTATACCTGATCAGGAATATCTGGTACTGGGTTCTGCCAAACTTGAAGATCTGGACGAGGCCCTTGGTCTAGACCTTGAGTCTGAAGAGTATGATTCCATCGGCGGATATATCATCGAGCAGCTGGACCGCATCCCGGAACCTGGCGAGAGCCTTCAGCTGGAAAATGGCATTCGCCTTGTAGTGGACCAGCTGCAGAAAAACCGGATCGAACTGGTGCACCTCTATTTGCCGGAAAAAGATAGCACCGCAGAACATCAAATGTAA
- a CDS encoding potassium transporter TrkG, with the protein MEIEEIKRKLLQLSPMKIIFWGYCLIILAGSALLMLPAATGEGKVTPFLDALFTATSATCVTGLVRFDTYTYWSTFGQLVILALIQTGGMGFMTVAIYGISLTKRKIGLASRMIMQESIAAPQMGGIVRMTRGILIGTALTETAGALLLAFYFCPKLGLGKGIYYSVFHSVSAFCNAGFDLMGTEAEFSSLTGAAGNWYVNLIIMALIVMGGFGFFVWSDIFRNRFHFKKLRVHSRLVIAISITLILAGTAAIFLFEQGGQAYNGKTLPEQLLASMFQSVTVRTAGFNTVDIGAMTQSSQFLMICLMLIGGSTGSTAGGIKTTTFAVLCISIFTTFRRRKSIEVFGRRLEEGVVRRASCVFMLYLLLSMTVTMVISSVEHIPILTAMFESVSAIATVGLSFGVTPLLGTISEILLTLLMLFGRVGSITILLAFASGRTPIASKLAKEEIQIG; encoded by the coding sequence ATGGAGATTGAAGAGATAAAACGAAAGCTGCTGCAGCTTTCACCGATGAAGATAATATTTTGGGGATACTGTCTGATCATTCTTGCAGGCAGCGCGCTGCTTATGCTCCCTGCGGCTACAGGAGAGGGAAAAGTGACTCCATTTCTGGATGCACTTTTTACGGCGACCTCCGCGACCTGTGTGACCGGGCTGGTACGGTTCGACACCTACACGTACTGGTCGACGTTCGGCCAGCTTGTGATCCTGGCGCTGATACAGACAGGCGGAATGGGATTTATGACCGTGGCCATCTATGGAATCAGTCTGACAAAACGGAAAATCGGACTGGCAAGCCGTATGATCATGCAGGAGTCCATTGCGGCACCGCAGATGGGCGGAATCGTACGTATGACGCGGGGAATCCTGATAGGAACAGCCCTCACGGAAACAGCCGGTGCGCTGCTGCTGGCATTTTACTTTTGCCCGAAACTGGGGCTTGGTAAGGGAATTTACTATTCTGTATTTCATTCCGTTTCAGCGTTCTGCAATGCGGGATTTGATCTGATGGGAACGGAGGCGGAATTTTCATCACTTACGGGTGCTGCCGGAAACTGGTATGTCAATCTTATCATTATGGCATTGATTGTAATGGGCGGTTTCGGTTTCTTCGTGTGGAGCGATATTTTCCGCAACCGATTTCATTTTAAAAAACTGAGAGTGCATTCCAGACTGGTGATCGCGATCAGCATAACGTTGATCCTGGCGGGCACAGCGGCTATTTTCCTGTTTGAACAGGGCGGACAGGCTTACAATGGGAAGACACTCCCCGAGCAGTTGCTGGCGTCCATGTTTCAGTCGGTGACGGTCAGGACAGCGGGATTCAATACAGTGGATATCGGGGCAATGACGCAGTCGAGCCAGTTTCTGATGATCTGCCTGATGCTGATCGGCGGTTCAACCGGTTCAACAGCAGGGGGGATCAAGACGACCACATTTGCCGTGCTGTGCATCAGCATTTTTACGACGTTCAGGAGGAGGAAATCCATTGAGGTGTTCGGCCGCAGACTGGAAGAAGGCGTAGTGCGCAGGGCAAGCTGTGTGTTCATGCTGTACCTGCTGCTGTCTATGACCGTGACAATGGTGATATCGAGTGTGGAACATATTCCGATCCTGACAGCGATGTTTGAGAGTGTGTCTGCGATCGCGACAGTCGGTCTGTCATTCGGGGTCACACCTTTACTCGGCACCATATCTGAGATACTGCTGACACTTCTGATGCTGTTTGGGCGTGTGGGATCCATTACCATCCTGCTGGCATTTGCATCCGGCAGAACGCCGATCGCGTCGAAACTGGCAAAGGAAGAGATACAAATAGGATAA
- the scfA gene encoding six-cysteine ranthipeptide SCIFF, with protein sequence MKHIKTLNTKGLQNTVKKGGCGECQTSCQSACKTSCTVGNQSCENEK encoded by the coding sequence ATGAAGCATATCAAAACTTTAAATACAAAAGGACTTCAGAACACAGTGAAAAAAGGCGGATGTGGTGAATGCCAGACTTCCTGTCAGTCAGCCTGTAAAACTTCCTGTACAGTAGGAAACCAGAGCTGTGAAAATGAAAAATAA
- a CDS encoding procyclic acidic repetitive family protein translates to MRAVKRKKERIKHGFFKALSLLIVVTLAISAAVVQPPLDAEAGGRSVYLNGSGGSDSAGGTSQSDAVGSFGKAKELAGSDGEILVCGTVSVSGDTTWSLPGGVSLKRASGFSGAIVNISGTLTLNNISLSASDISGSGTIAGKENNKKDPEPTKEPEATATPEPTKEPEAAETPEPTKEPEAAETPEPTKEPEETETPEPTKEPEATETPEPTKEPEETETPEPTKEPEETETPEPTKEPEATETPEPTKEPEATETPEPTKDPEATETPEPTKEPEETETPEPTKEPEAAETPEPTKEPEATETPDKDVQENVPGKDKDRDMLTKLQNLKVTVENQADVDAVIDAFRWYEGCTEEEKMNVPNELVIRLKKAQTVCKLYNHTSSGITVEGDIPWYVQFRVSRGSIADAANFDLGELLGSYEMSLWNLLDDSPYSLNGGRVTVTVPVKNASDYEKVSVLHYFSDGSYEELYPEILGNAIRFTTSSFSPYTISGQASGYIAGSQVIVGPGDAVYNNNSATGGSSTGNNSTGSSISDNSSSGTSGSSSQGNASQKVTSSSTSSQNSSRIMVKKAVNTGDTTNLIPYFVVAGVAAVLIIILIIVGRIKNKKNNDKE, encoded by the coding sequence ATGAGAGCAGTAAAGAGAAAAAAAGAACGTATCAAACATGGTTTTTTTAAGGCGCTGAGCCTTTTGATCGTGGTAACGCTTGCAATATCAGCGGCGGTGGTACAGCCGCCGCTGGATGCGGAAGCGGGCGGCAGGAGTGTTTATCTGAACGGAAGCGGCGGAAGTGATTCTGCCGGCGGGACCAGCCAGTCTGATGCCGTTGGTTCATTTGGAAAAGCCAAGGAGCTTGCGGGAAGTGACGGTGAGATCCTGGTGTGTGGAACAGTTTCCGTTTCCGGTGATACGACATGGTCACTGCCAGGCGGCGTGAGCCTGAAGCGTGCTTCAGGGTTTTCCGGAGCCATCGTAAATATTTCCGGTACGCTGACGTTAAATAATATTTCTTTATCTGCTTCTGATATCAGCGGATCCGGTACCATAGCCGGAAAAGAAAATAATAAAAAAGATCCGGAACCGACGAAAGAACCGGAAGCAACAGCAACACCGGAGCCGACCAAAGAACCGGAGGCAGCAGAGACGCCGGAGCCGACGAAAGAACCGGAGGCAGCAGAGACGCCGGAGCCGACGAAGGAGCCGGAGGAAACAGAGACGCCGGAGCCGACGAAAGAGCCGGAAGCAACAGAGACGCCGGAGCCGACGAAGGAGCCGGAGGAAACAGAGACGCCGGAGCCGACGAAGGAGCCGGAGGAAACAGAGACACCGGAGCCGACGAAAGAACCGGAGGCAACAGAGACACCGGAGCCGACGAAGGAGCCGGAAGCAACAGAGACACCGGAGCCGACGAAGGACCCGGAGGCAACAGAGACGCCGGAACCGACGAAGGAACCGGAGGAAACAGAGACGCCGGAACCAACAAAGGAACCGGAAGCAGCAGAGACACCGGAACCGACGAAAGAACCGGAGGCAACAGAGACACCTGATAAAGATGTACAGGAGAATGTTCCGGGTAAAGACAAAGACCGGGATATGCTGACAAAACTGCAGAACCTGAAAGTGACAGTGGAGAATCAGGCTGATGTGGATGCAGTGATCGATGCATTCCGCTGGTATGAAGGATGCACGGAAGAAGAGAAGATGAATGTTCCGAATGAACTTGTGATCCGCCTGAAAAAAGCACAGACTGTATGTAAACTGTACAATCACACGAGCAGCGGCATCACAGTGGAAGGTGACATTCCATGGTATGTACAGTTCAGGGTATCCAGGGGAAGCATTGCGGATGCGGCTAATTTTGATCTCGGGGAACTTCTGGGTTCTTATGAGATGTCGCTGTGGAACCTTCTGGATGATTCACCGTACAGTCTGAATGGCGGAAGAGTAACGGTGACCGTTCCTGTGAAGAACGCTTCGGATTATGAAAAGGTTTCTGTCCTGCATTATTTCAGCGACGGATCGTATGAAGAGTTATATCCGGAGATTCTGGGGAATGCCATCCGGTTTACGACCTCATCCTTCAGTCCTTATACGATCTCGGGCCAGGCTTCAGGGTATATAGCCGGAAGTCAGGTGATCGTGGGACCTGGTGATGCTGTTTACAACAACAATTCGGCAACAGGCGGCAGCAGTACGGGAAATAATTCCACTGGCAGTTCGATCTCAGACAACAGTTCTTCGGGAACTTCCGGAAGTTCATCTCAGGGAAATGCATCGCAGAAAGTGACCTCCTCTTCGACGAGCAGTCAGAACAGCAGCAGGATCATGGTGAAGAAAGCTGTGAATACAGGTGATACGACGAACCTGATTCCTTATTTTGTTGTAGCCGGTGTGGCTGCGGTTCTGATCATCATACTGATCATTGTCGGAAGAATAAAAAACAAAAAAAACAACGATAAAGAGTGA
- a CDS encoding N-acetylmuramoyl-L-alanine amidase, translated as MFFLPYKIMLDAGHGGGDPGATYQGRNEKDDTLRLVLAIGQILENNGVDVEYTRTTDVYQTPFEKAQIANQSGADFFISIHRNSSPRPNQYSGVESLIYDKSGIKLQLAENINGALGEVGFKDLGVKERPGLVVLRRTNMPAVLVEVGFINSDADNELFDSKFDEIAQAIADAILGTLNEETVTDPTYYRVQVGAYRVRQYADNQLYELLEKGYPAFILSQDGLFKVQVGAFQQLGNAVTMERRLREDGYSTMITT; from the coding sequence GTGTTTTTTTTGCCGTATAAAATTATGCTCGATGCAGGGCACGGCGGGGGAGACCCGGGAGCAACCTACCAGGGACGAAACGAAAAAGACGACACGCTCCGTCTCGTACTGGCAATCGGACAGATTCTGGAGAATAATGGGGTCGACGTTGAGTATACGAGGACGACGGACGTCTATCAGACGCCTTTTGAAAAGGCGCAGATCGCGAACCAGTCGGGTGCGGATTTTTTTATCTCCATACACCGCAATTCCAGTCCGCGGCCAAATCAGTATTCCGGAGTGGAAAGCCTTATCTATGATAAGTCCGGCATTAAACTTCAGCTGGCGGAAAATATTAACGGTGCACTCGGTGAAGTAGGGTTCAAGGACCTTGGCGTAAAAGAGCGGCCGGGGCTTGTGGTACTTAGAAGGACAAATATGCCGGCGGTTCTGGTCGAAGTTGGGTTTATCAACAGTGATGCTGACAATGAGCTGTTTGATTCAAAATTTGACGAAATCGCGCAGGCTATCGCAGATGCGATACTCGGCACATTAAATGAGGAGACCGTGACGGATCCGACATATTACCGTGTGCAGGTGGGTGCATACCGTGTACGGCAATATGCGGATAATCAGCTGTATGAGCTTCTGGAAAAAGGATATCCGGCGTTTATCCTGAGCCAGGATGGACTGTTTAAAGTGCAGGTGGGTGCATTTCAGCAGCTTGGCAACGCGGTTACAATGGAGCGCAGACTGCGCGAGGATGGATACAGTACGATGATCACAACGTAG